CGGAGGCCAGGAAGGCGACCACGTCGGCGACGTCACGGGTCTCGCCGACCCGGTTGAAGGCGGACAGGGCCGCCATCTGCTCGACGACCTCGGGGATGTCGAAGACCGGGGTGCCGTTGTTGGTGATGCCCGGGGCCACCGAGTTGACCGTGATGCCCCGGCCGCTCAGGTGCTTGGCGAAGTGCAGGGTGAGCTGCTCCACCGCGCCCTTCGTCATCGCGTACGCCACTTCCTGCGGGTTGGCGAAACGGGTCAGTCCGGAGGAGATGTTGATGATGCGCCCGCCGTCCTGGAGGATCCCGAGGACCCGCTGGACGATGAAGAACGGCGCCTTGGCGTTGACCGCGACCAGCCGGTCGAAGATCTCCGGGGTGACCTCCTCAGGGGCCACGCCGCCCATGACGCCCGCGTTGTTCACCAGGATGTCGAGCCCCGAGGCGCCGTGCTCCTTCAGGCCCGCCTCCAGTGCCTCGAACAGCGTGTCCACGTCCCCGGGGACGCCCAGTTCGGCCTTGACGGCGAAAGCCTTGCCGCCCGCCTCCGCTATGCCGGCGACGACCTTCCCGGCCGCGTCGGCGTCGGCGTTGTAGTGCACCGCGACCAGTGCGCCGTCCCGCGCGAGACGCTCGGCGGTCGCCCGGCCGATTCCTCGGCTCGAACCCGTGACGAGCGCGGTTTTGCCGGCGAGCCTGCTCATGAAAGTCCTCCAGAGATGGGGTGTTCGTCGTGGGGCAACCCGAGCCAGCGACGCAGCGCCGCCTCGGGACTCGTTGCGTCGGACCCGGCCCAGACGACGTAGCCGTCCGGCCGTACGAGCACGGCGTCCAGGTCCGACAGGGGGCCGCCGTCGATGACGGTGGCGGCCACGGAGTGCACGCGGTCGCGCCAGGGCGCGGCCACGGCGGCCAGTTCCGCCGTGCGGCCGTCGTCGCCGGAGAGGTCGAGCAGCAGGCCCCGGCCGCCGCGCAGCAGCTCCGCGGTGCTCGTCGGCCACCCGTCCGCCGTCTTCAGCGCGGACGGCGGGAGACGCCGGCCGAGCAGGGGATGGTCGCCGGGGCCGACGTCGTAGCGGATGTCCAGGCCGCTGATGGTGGCGGCCAGATGCCGGCGGGTGTCGCCGGAGCGGAGCAGTTCGCCGAGGACCGCCCGCAGGGGGTTCACCTCCGGGCCGGAGAGCAGCAGCAGTGCCTGCGCCCG
This sequence is a window from Streptomyces ortus. Protein-coding genes within it:
- a CDS encoding SDR family oxidoreductase, with product MSRLAGKTALVTGSSRGIGRATAERLARDGALVAVHYNADADAAGKVVAGIAEAGGKAFAVKAELGVPGDVDTLFEALEAGLKEHGASGLDILVNNAGVMGGVAPEEVTPEIFDRLVAVNAKAPFFIVQRVLGILQDGGRIINISSGLTRFANPQEVAYAMTKGAVEQLTLHFAKHLSGRGITVNSVAPGITNNGTPVFDIPEVVEQMAALSAFNRVGETRDVADVVAFLASDDARWITGGFLDASGGTLLGG